The Lolium rigidum isolate FL_2022 chromosome 1, APGP_CSIRO_Lrig_0.1, whole genome shotgun sequence region ATTTTGCAGTCCCCGGGTTAGACGATGTAGTCCCCGGGTCTACCTTGTCAATGTCCATCGGGACAATGTGTGACTCTggaacaaaaattgattccgattccgggcttggtttgattGACGGCTTTCTCAGATGGGATAAGGCTATTACATGAGGAATTACTTGCCTGGACAAGCTCAGCTTGGACAAAGTGTCGGCTGCATCATTTTCCGCGCGCGGCGCATGGTGGAACGATGTACgtaaaaccggtatgaggccgtgTTGGCatattttgcatcccaatctccggaacactgctgcaccacaagatccgaATCACCGTAACAGATAATTCGGCGCACTCCCACTTCTTTTGCGACTTTATGCCCATGGACCAGTGCTTCATACTCCGCGAcactgtttgatgccctgaagtgtatcTGTAGTACGTATCTCAGgttatctccttttggtgaggtgagaACCACTCCTGCACCGAGACTCTCTTTGAGTtttgatccatcgaagtgcatcctCCAGTACTCAGTTTCCATCTTAGGCGGCTTATATTGCATTTCGGCCCAATCTACCAGGAAATCCGCCaacgcttgtgattttatggtgtCTCTTCTTTCGTAAGTTGGTACATAAGGTGATAGCTGGATTGCCCATTTGGCGATCCGCCCACTGGCATCTTTATTGCCAATGATTTCCGAGATAGGGGCCTCACATACCACCGTCATCGgatgctcctcaaagtagtgcttgagcttagtGGCGGTCATGAACacaccataagtcattttctagtGCGGGTAATTTTGCTTTgaaagggagagcacctcgctcaaatagtataccggcctctgcacggtttttccttcttgttctctttctaccaccactACGGCACTTACCACCCGGTTTGTCGccgctatgtaaagcaacatTGGTTCTTTCGGCAAAGGTGATGCCAACACCGGAGTTGTGGCTAACATTTTCTTTAACTCCTTGAATGTCGCGTCTGCCTGTGAAGTCCAGAAgaaagtatccgattttttcaTTAGCGCATACAAGGGCaaggctttttctcccaaccggctTACAAACCGGCTTAAGGACGCTAAGCACccggtaaatttttgcacatcATTTAGGCATTGTGGTAACtgcattctttcgattgcccggatttttaccggattggcCTCTATGCCGCGGCTTGACACCAAGAAACCGAGTAACTTCCCGGCTGGTacgccgaaggtacattttgTCGGGTTAAGTTTCATCCCGAATCTTCGCAAGGTGTCGAATGTTTCTCACAAATCATCAATCAACGTATCTTTTACTTTGGTTTTTATCATGACATCATCGACATACACTTGCACATTTTTACCGATTTGATTATGtaggcatttttgcatacagcattggtatgttgcaccggcatttctcagaccaaaaggcatagtgacatagcaataagccccgtgtggGGTAATGAAAGCaatctttatttgatcttcctttttaggggaatctggtggaaaccagagtaagcatccagaaaagatagCAGTTCACACCCGGCAGTGGAATCTAGAAAAGAACAccgctcgcagccctgggcagtcctcggggtcgtcgctgctggcgatgaggcgctGCTACCGCTCGTACTCCGCGAGCAGCGcctcctgcgacgcttcctctggctcctccttcacctccggcttcgggatgaggagagcGTCGCcacgcctctcttgctgccgccggctgccgccgcgcctcggattgacgggcgtcaccggctcctccttcacgcgattggggacggtgtagggcgccgagcggtacgacgaggacggcgtcgatcgggccggtcccgaggaagaagagttcgaggaggaggaCATTGCGCAACGGGACACGGTGGCGGTGAGGGAggcgcctccaaccttggagcaccgttacggatgccgcggatgacgttgtcgagggtgcgccccggaatgcCCCAGAAAGCGGCGCGCCCGTCCCTGTTCCAGCTATTCGGCCTGCCgacgaggccggtggtgctgcgcatctccacgtcgtacttggccttgaagtacgtggccCACCATTCGTCATTGTTCTTCGCCACCcaggtcggatccgcccgctcctgggTGGTGAGTTCAGCCCGCCGGGCCCTGATGGCGTCCTTCCAGCGCTCCGTCCCTGGCGTCGGcagcggcgggatgccaatgccgttcacggccatcttccaaccgccgctgcttggcaggcacatgtccggcgggactggatatcccgcgtggtacagcgcccacgcctccttcacggttagactgccgcggccgaagccgttcgacgcggcgatcttgcgggaggacgaggacgacattgcttggagcgacgaggagaagatttgggggcggcgaggagaaggtttgggagcggtgagagattgggacgaaccgcaagacctcttaatgtacagcggcggcagcgggtagttgcacgcaataacgccggcgcagacggccacgcggccatgcacgacgagacgcgtccctgcgtcgcctgggaaaactgggacgccattaacgtcgcttgaccaaaggtaggcgacagggttttaggcttccgagccgctgatgagtcgggcccgcgtcgcttcgcctcgcttttcgctgCGTCCGGCgttcccggtgcgtcccctgtgcggcggggacgggctcggggcgccggacaccgtatcgggccgcgccggacaaaaatgggctttgggggacgcggctgggaacgtttttttttatccgacgcgccccaaattgctttagaGGACGCGACTGGAATGCTCTTAATCTTAAAAATGATAGAAACCCTTTGTAAAAACATGCAAAAGTTAACTCTATCAATCGCTCTCTTCTTCTCTGCCCAATTTCTTGTCCTCCCATCTCTTTTACTCTGTTAGAAGCCAATATCTACTACAAACAATAGGTTGAGTAGTCGGCTGTCAGCGTATATATATTTGCTAGGTAATGGGCTGCTACAGAGACATTAATATTTGGCAGAACCATTTACTTCGCTATGTACTGTTCTATCCATTCCACTGAAGTTCAAGACAACATCATTTAAACCTTTGGTTATATTTGACAGCCACACTATGTTGTAGCACCTTCATAGCACCACTACGTCGATACCCTTTGGTTTGACATCGATATCTGGCGTGTCAGTATTGGAACATGATGACATGAGCGTTCACGTAGCATCGCTAAGTTTTGGAGACCAGCCGACAGCTAGCAATGGCGCAAAGCCGCAAACCGTGATGCGTTGGCGAGAAACGGAGGAAATTTCATAGAcaagtgtttcattaaggttattgTAACAAAAAAGTCACTACTCCTTAATTTCTGTGGTAAGCTGTAGAAAACACACATAATATGTATGATCAATAACTAATTGATGATAGACTTAGTTAGTGTCTGTCCCATCAGCTCGAGGGTTATTTTGCAAAAGGGGTGCGCTGCTACTATTTTTAGTTGAGGGTTATTTTGCAAAACAAACGCACTGTCAAACTAGTCAACTTATTTCCACGTCATCAAATACAATGCTGTACCAGACACGAGTGACCGTAGATGAACCATAGCGCGTATTTAGTTACCGTAAATTGGTATTTTATGAGTAGGATGACCTATCCGAACCTCGGAAACAAGTTCAAGTATTATCAACCGATAATTATATATCAATCAAAGTAGGTTCAACAAGTACAAAAAGGAGAAAAGTATAGTCAAAATGGGATGGGAGAGAAGAGGGAGACAAGCTGGGTGGAGAAGGAAACAAGAATGAAATGGGTGGTGTGGTAGGTAGGGGTTTGGCACTGTATAAATCTTGGTTgcaatttatgtggcgcacctgcACAAATGCGCCACTAAATATAGCCTTTATATGGCGCATCACGCTAAATGCGCCATTAAATAtcatatttttgtggcgcatcccGCAACGTGCTTCACGGAATGGTGTAATTCTTTGGCGCACGTCGATCCATGCGCCATAGAAAGAGTAAAACTAATGATTAGGCGTGGGACCCACCATATTTCTATGGTGCATGCGACTTCGATGTGTCACAGAAATGCTCTGTTTTAATGGTGCATGTGATCAAGtgcaccaaaaaaaaaaattggcacaCAGGAATTTTGTGAGCCACAGAAAAGCATGCCACCTATAGTTAGTTTTGTGCTAGTGAGTTTTGCCTTGGCCAACCACTTCGAAGTGCTTCCGTAGGAGGCTAAGAGCTCTCGTTCTACACTCTCTTGATCGCATCTCATCTTCTCCTGTCGATGTATTTAGTAGGGAGAAGAGAAACGCCACATATGCAACAGTAGTCTTGGATACATTAAGAGTGATATGGATCAACCAAGTACACCCAGATCTGAGGTTAAAGGTGACGCACATATCCATTCTGTAGCAGATGAACTACCTATCCTATCCTGGTGCCTCCCATGCTCATTTCTCTCGGGGCAATTTAATCTTAAAAATGATAGAAACCCTTTATAAAAACATGCAAAAGTTAAGTCTATCAATCGCTCTCTTCTTCTCTGCTCAATTTCTTATCCTCCCATCTCTTTTACTCTGTTAGAAGCCAATATCTACTACAAACAATAGGTTGAGTAGTCGGCTCTCAGCGTACATATATTTGCTAGGTAATGGGCTGCTACAGAGACACCAATATTTTGCAGAACCATTTACTTCGCTATGTACTGTTCTACCCATTCCACTGAAGTTCAAGACAACATCATTTAAATTTTTGGTTATATTTGACGACGACACTATGTTATACTAGCACCTTCAGAGCACCACTACGTCACCTTtggtttgacatccatatctggcGTGCCAGTATTGGAACATGATGACATGAGCGCTCACGTAGCATCGCTAAGTTTTGGAGACCAGCCGACAGCTAGCAGTGGCGCAAAGCCGGCCAGAAACGGAGGAAATTTCATAGACACGTGTTTCATTAGAGTTATTGTAACAAAAAAGTCACTACTCCTTAATTTCGCGGTAAGCTGTAGAAAACATGTATGATCAATAACTAATTGATGATAGACTTAGTTAGTGTCTGTCCCATCGGCTCGAGttggttcttttttttttaccTCGGCAAACTTCAATAACAAATCGAACTTTTCCAAGAAATCCGAAACGATTCCAGTACTTTCAATCTCCCTGGCCCGAGTGTTCTGGAAACGTTCGGGTGGACAAGACGACTTgagaatttgaacagtttttacaACTTTCAACCAAATTTTTGCTAAAGAAATGAAGATTTTAAAATTCTAAGACATTCAAAGGATCTGATCTCCATTTCTCGTGTCATCTATAAAACATTGAGCTAATTTTGACAAGCCAATAAAATTTTGGGGAGCTTTTGCAATTTCTAACCAAATTTTGATAAGAAATGCAAACTCTTAACAAAAGCACAAAGACATTTTAGTATGCCACTCTCCTTGCCATGAGTATACGGGAAAAGTTTGAACTAGTTTTGACAACCCATTTGAACGTTTAGGCTTTTTTTGTAACTTCAACCAAATTTGATAAAAGTTCCGAAACATAATTTGTAAGGGAAAATTGATCAAAAATACAAACTTCCTCTTTTTTGTAAGGAAAGATTGATAAACAAAATTAAAACTTCACAAACAAATTAAAAATCCCTATCACTTTTGGTCACATGTGAAAGAGACATCGTTGGTAGGTTATAACACCAAACGCTAGAGAAAAGGTATCCCTAGCGTTTTGTTCACTGGCTAGTCGCTACTGATGGGAGTTGGCATTTTATCTAAGTGGTAAAACCAACAGAGTTGGCATTGTTTTACCCATCACAGACGTCTTAGTGGCGGCACTGTAGAGATAGTCTTCAAAGAGTAAACTCGGTTGAATCATGTTGGGCCTTTATTACCAAAAAAGAGCAGAAAGGAAAATCTTATTACATGACAAGGAAAGGCCATATAGAACAATGTTTCTATGGTGCATGATACTACGAAGAGATCGCCTGGAGTTTAATTTGAGCACCATGCATGGGACGCAACATCATCACAGTATGCGGTGCATGAGTATACTCCGGTGTGAGGTCAAACTCAAAGCGTTGAAGGATCATGCACAGTGCCATCTTGGCCTCAAGCAAGGCGAAGTTCTGCCCGATGCAGGTCCGTGGCCCCCAACCGAATGGCAAAAATGCTCCCGGGTCCTTGGATGCCTTGGAGATCCCCTCCGCAAACCTATCGGGCCTGAATTGGTGCACGTCATCTCCCCAAATGTCCTCATCGTGGTGGATGTACAACACGGGCATCTCGAAGATCACACCAGCTGGGTATTTGATGCCTCCGATCTCAATCTCCTTATATGTTTGCCTGGTGAATGAAGAAGCCGGTGGGTACAAACGGAGAACTTCATAAAGAATCATTGTCACCTGCACAACAAGATATTAATAAGACATTGATCATCTAGTTTTATGGCGTTGTAAGGAATCAAGCAGTTTCGGTGGGGTGCTCACAGTTTTGAGTCGATTGAGACCCTCGTAGTCAATCTTATGTTTCCCAAACAAGCGAAGAACCTCCTCCCGTGCACGGTCCTGCCACTCCGGGTGCATACTAAGCACAACCATTGTCCATGTGAGCAATACCGATGTTGTTTCCATTCCTGCaaaatagaacaacttacactccTCTATGACCTCTTCGGTCGACATTCCTTTGACGGATTGGCCATTTGCATCTTTGTCTGCCATGTTTGATTCGAGCAATAAGCCAAGTAAGTCGTCTTTCGTGCTTTCTCCTTCCTCAATAGCTTGCATCCTTTTGGCAATTAGATTCCGCAGAATGGACTCAATCTCGCTATTAATTTGACGCATCCTTCGGTTATTTTTGGTAGGGAACGACCTAGGAACGATGTTTTAGTCATATTGTCAGTAGATGCAGAATGAGAAAACAAGGTTGTCAAGAGAAGAATATAATGTGCCTAGTAAACTAGATAAGGTCATGCATTCATGCAGATTGTTTGTCGAACCGATATTATTGTCTCACATTGGATTTAGTATGTTCCGACACTCAAATTCTTGTACGAGCAATTTGATTCAACCAAAATGGGATTGTTAATCCGGCCTCAGCAATGGCAAGTGGACCCGAATTATGATTACCAAAAGGACGTTCTTGCTCAACAGCTAAGAAATTCTAGTGAAAAGGGTATTGCTGCATGATGCAAAGTATGTAAGTATAAGAAAACGTTGTAGCTCACATGTAACCGGGAATGAAAAACTTGTGAAGGGCCGCCATGAAGCGCACAATCTGCTCAGACTGCAGCTGAAAAATCCTTCTTCCCTCGAGATAAGAGCTCCCGAACGCGGTGCGAGAGATGACATCTCCGGTGAGGGTCTGGAGGTCGGAGCAGACGTCCACCTCCCACGAGCCGTCGGGGCCAAGGGACTGCGTCCATCTGCCGACGAGCTCTTGGCAGCACGAAGAAAACGCCGGCAACATGAGCTGCAGCAGAATCAAGCAAGACAAGATGAGCAGCAcgtccgtcgtcgtcgtcgtcgcgtcACAACAGCAATtacagaaagaaagaaagaacagCTAGCGTACCTTGAGCTTCTCGGCATGGAAGGCGGGGTTGAGGATCCGGCGGTGCTTGACCCACTTCTCGCCCTCGTAGGTTCCGACGCCGAGCGCGAGCAGCTTGGCCAGCACCGGGAACTTGACTTTCTGGACGTGGCCGAACTTGCCGGCCATCACCTCCCTCACCAGCCTAGGGTCGGTGATGGTCACCTTGGGGACAGGGCCGAACCAGGAGACGCACGGCGCGCCGTGCTCCCGGACGGCGCCGTGGAGGAAAGGCATGACGCGGGCGGCGATGTCGTGGCAGCGCGGCGGCAGGGGCGGCTTGGCCCACGCCTCCTTGTTCTGGCGGCCGAGCTCCATCGCGTCGCCGGTGAGGAAGCGGTACCGCGTGCCGCCGAGGCCCTGGCCGCGGAGAGCTCGCTCGagccgcctcggccgccgccatagTTGCTCCAGCAGCCGGGTGGCCGGCCACAGGAGCGCCAGGCCCAGGAGGCCGCAGGCCAGGTAGCTCCATGGTAGAGCTGGACTCGTCAGCGATCCTGCAGGATCCATTGATCCTTTCTTGATCCTCAGATAATGCTGGGTTCCGATCGAGCTCTGGATATATATAGAAGTGTCACTAGGATAATCAAGTCTTCAGTGCTTGTTTTTTAAGCTTATCGCACTGTAATCAGTGATGTGGTTTCTGGAAATCCTGGACAGTCAGGGAAGAAAATCTTCTACGACCCAGGTCGTACGGGCAGGGCGCTGGACCAAGCCCCGCGTGTGACACCTGGCATCCCAATCTCAGAACTGCTCCCCTGATCTAGCCAAATCAATTCCATTCAACATCTAAACGGACTCGTCGAAGCGAGCTTGGCCCCAGCGACGCAACCGCCGGCGCTCCACCGCGGCTGCTCTCCCCCGTCATACATGGAGCCGTGGACTGGGCCAGCCACCATCCTCAACGCTccggctcgcgccgccgccggcggcaacCCTCCTCGGCGCACAGCTCGCTGCCTCGCTGGCTTGGCGGCGACACCATCGTCAACGCCGGTGGACTGGACCGCTCTCTTGTGCTTGGCTGCTTGTCCTCGTCGgccgatgccctcgtcagctctaTGGGAAGAAAAATCATTCAGTTCATCGTGAGATTCGGTCAGCCACGTGTCGTGAGCAGGAGTTGGTCCAGCGACCTGGCTGTGCGACCCGGGTCGTATAAGATTTTCTTCCGACAGTCAGACGGCCATGGTCAATGCCTCCTTATGGAACTTGCCATGCAAGTAActaatctatctattatattacaGTATatactaaaaataatataagggtATTTTTTAAAACACCATATTAATTCACGTgtactaaaaataatataaggatCATTTTAATCTTAACATCTGAAATTAAAAGATAAAAAGTGTTACGTGTACAAAAGACATAGCTGTTCTATCCAGTTTGACACGATTCATTAGGAAAGGAACCTGCGCCGACCAGGTAACGGTGTAATTGACACGTTCTATGTTAAGGTTAGAAAGTAGAAACGATTGTGTCCGATTGAGagttaaatatgtacctaggtggAATCTCCGTCATGCATGGCGTGTCAAATGCAGAACAACAACTCTAAATATAATTGGCTTGCTTTGTGTTAAACTTGGACATGTGGCGCCATATATGGCCATGTGAACTATCCATGCTAGGTAGAGAAAACAGATGTATTAGAAGCGGAAAATGTGGAGAGATGTGTACTTCAAGGTTTTTTTGTGGCTGTGATATATTCTGCACGGAAATCAGAGGTTGTAGTCTATAGGACATGTCCTACGCCCGTATGAATGAAGCTGAAAAACAAGCATTTTCATCTGAACTACATCCCACATTCGCAACCATGGAACCAAAATCACGTCACATTTGAACTAAATTACACAGCTGCAGTTAAAGACATCACATCTATGAAACAAAACAAACAGCGTTTCCAACTAACATGCTGCTCTAGTACTCTACAAAGTAAGAAGCTGCAGTCCCAAGTCTTCCGCAAAGGTAAAAAAATGTTACATTGTACAATCATTTGATAGTCCGATTCTGTCTACTGAGATACACTCGAAAAGACTGCCATTCTCGCCCCTAGCAGACGGAAATGGAAAGGGAACTCGTTGGGTTTCTTCTGTTTTCACCTTGGTGCCAATGAGCGAGAACTCATGGAAGAATGGTAGTTGCTGCTCCTCTGTTTGCGATACGAAGAATAGACATCACCGTACTGGTGGCTCTCCTCATTTGGGTCAGCAGAGGctccaaggcccagccggccgctCGATCCCGGTTTGCTATCAACCGAGCCATCAGCGCGCATCCCTGTCTCAGGGTTTACATGCAAGCTGGCAGGGGGAGGGATGCACGCACCTCCCTTGCGAGCAGGAAGCTCCCTCTCATAATCGTCATAATCATCGGGCTCGCCTTGCTTCATCGGACCTTCTGATGGATTTACCTCCCCGATCTCCTTGAAGAACTTGGTAACACGGTCAAGGATGTCAGACTCTGAAACTGTTGACGGTGGGATGACCGTGGGGATGTCGAGTGGGCTCAAGGGAGAATATGGCACCCCACTGCCAATTTGCATCTTTCGGACCATTCCTGGAATGAGGCCAGGGGGGAATAGTGGATAAGGAGGTAGATTTTGACCATGCGTAGTAGCTGGAGCAGCACTTTGAGGAAGCGGAGTGGGGAGTAAGGATGGCTGCATTGGCAAAGATCCTGGAAAAGTAGTTTGGCCTAGAGGAGGGTAAACACCAGCAGGAAGTTGGCTTGCTGGAAATTGTGCAGAAAGCACAGGTTGGGGTGCAGCAGAAACAGGATAAGTTGCATTCTCCTTGTCTGGCGGAGCAGAGGACCattttgagggcccccttgctgatCCTGGAAATATATCCATGAAACATACTTAGGTTTACCTCCAACAAGCATAAGGTAAATGCAATGCATCATAAAAACCATTTGGAAATGTACAGTGTAACAATAGAGAATTAATCATAGAATGTAAAAAACAAAGCTAATTCATCATGAATAAATTAATTTTCTAGTTTATACATAGATCTACAAAAGATTGTGGACCTGATATACAAAAAGGATTTTAGTCTGGAATTAGTGGGGATTGGTCTCAGTGGTAACATAGTAAACATGATCTTCCTCTACAGCCTGGCGAACTGATTACGTATACCAAAGCTACCCACCTTTAAAGTTTCTGGGCACTAACATATCGCTACTGCAACGAAGGGTTATCAAATAACAATGAGAAGAAAATGATAACATGATCAAAATCCCATAGGTTAGGTTATGTACGCCTAAATCACAAGAACCCCATTTATGTGAAAGCTAGAAACCTAAAGACACATGAGAAAAAATAATTATGAGCAACTAGAAAGAATGGTATGCTTTAGTAGAAGAGTGGGATAGGGAAAACCTGTATAGGTCGCGGGATCTGGTGAAACATGTCGTGGTGCTGAAGGATAGGACGCCCCACCTTTCATCTCTCTTTCAAGGCTAGCAATGGTTTCCTGGTCATAAACTTCCTTCGAACCCCAGAACTGCACAATTTTCTCAAGCCGATTCTGGTTGTCATCTTTACTCTGTGGATTATTATAAATCCTTGCAAGCATGGACCCCAGGACAGATTGAAAAGCAACGGCCTCATTGTCAAGGTCCTGAATATTAGTACGTCTTTGTAAGCTGTAGCACATGGAATGTGTTAAGAAAGCACCGTAGATGAAATTTATTAAAGAAATACCATGTGCAATTAGGAGATGTAACATACTAGATTCAATTAGTAAAGAGCTCATGCAATAGTCACTAAACCAGATGAAATTTATTAAAGAACATTGTCAAACCGAAATAGTGCAGAGCAAGTTATAGCAATCCACTCTGCTAGTGTGTTAGATGCATCATACATGTCAGTATCACGAAACATTGGACACTTCTACAATACATCATCATGTTGTTATTGGTATATCATCTTTTACAAGCTGATTTTGCTACGGTTGATGCCTTGCCAAATCAATCATATTCCATAAGCCATCTCAACATATGGATATGCAGCTAAAGCAAAATAACCTTCTAAAGTGTGCAAGTTTCTCAATGACTAAATACATAGAATTAGCGGGACATTTCATCTCTAATGCAAAAAATCACAAATAATTAAGTCACGCTCATGACTCCTGAGCTATCTCCTAATAGCAACATCATACACAGTTTAGTGTGCGCTGATACACAATACAAGATGTGTTGATACTAAATTTTCCAAAACAAGGACACATCAATATGCTAGTGTAGTATGCTAGTGTAGTAGCATACATGTACTTTGAATATAGCATACAGACTACAGAGAGAGAGGGTGAGCATAAGAGGCTGCATCCATAATAAAATGAGTGGAGATGAGAGTGAGGAGAGGAGGGGCACGGCGAGATGGCATCCAATTCCTGGCAGTGAAGCTAGGGTGCCATGTTCGTGTTGCACATGCAAGATCGGAGAGTAGTCTGTTCAGGTGATTACATGTGCAAGCAAAAGACTATTAGGACTGGCCTCCCTTAGATAAATGATTGGTTATTGGGTTTTGTATTGACAAGGTTATTAACCCCATGAAGAGAAGTATCAGTAGCCTAAATGGAAACCATtagtgttgtggatatacttcataggtataccatcgacatggtccgattccggcaagcccgggtggcccacagatggtggtgatggcttatggcccaccgggcagcccagttgctgttgatcctaaaggatgaagtccagcccaggatagggaagccggatcccaaccgaccatcggaggaagtcggatccgtgaaggtccatgtggaacccggatccatggaggcccaggagtaacccggatccatggaggcccaggagtaacccggatccatggaggcccaggagta contains the following coding sequences:
- the LOC124684210 gene encoding cytochrome P450 72A15-like, which gives rise to MDPAGSLTSPALPWSYLACGLLGLALLWPATRLLEQLWRRPRRLERALRGQGLGGTRYRFLTGDAMELGRQNKEAWAKPPLPPRCHDIAARVMPFLHGAVREHGAPCVSWFGPVPKVTITDPRLVREVMAGKFGHVQKVKFPVLAKLLALGVGTYEGEKWVKHRRILNPAFHAEKLKLMLPAFSSCCQELVGRWTQSLGPDGSWEVDVCSDLQTLTGDVISRTAFGSSYLEGRRIFQLQSEQIVRFMAALHKFFIPGYMSFPTKNNRRMRQINSEIESILRNLIAKRMQAIEEGESTKDDLLGLLLESNMADKDANGQSVKGMSTEEVIEECKLFYFAGMETTSVLLTWTMVVLSMHPEWQDRAREEVLRLFGKHKIDYEGLNRLKTVTMILYEVLRLYPPASSFTRQTYKEIEIGGIKYPAGVIFEMPVLYIHHDEDIWGDDVHQFRPDRFAEGISKASKDPGAFLPFGWGPRTCIGQNFALLEAKMALCMILQRFEFDLTPEYTHAPHTVMMLRPMHGAQIKLQAISS
- the LOC124684211 gene encoding calcium homeostasis endoplasmic reticulum protein-like; this encodes MDRQAQDYAAAAMAYAQAQAQSQQPPPPQYGFHPQAQPQYPHHPHAGGPPPYGAPLPQYPQYPRAMPPQQLYPHLQQPSPYPPPPHAMPAPSHPAYMHQPQFDPAPAPPPADPDLQKRIDKLVEYIAKNGPEFEIVIRDKQHDNPDYAFVFGGDGHAYYRYMLWAAGRPPPYPHMMPPPMGPMMHGPPPMYPPFYDQHQHFGAHGHGEYEAAAAAQPLFKGLSGPLPADVAAELHDVLASLNGTKESIKGAKTWFMQRAPFAPALAEAIRERVFALEDSERQLHIVFLVNDILFEGLQRRTNIQDLDNEAVAFQSVLGSMLARIYNNPQSKDDNQNRLEKIVQFWGSKEVYDQETIASLEREMKGGASYPSAPRHVSPDPATYTGSARGPSKWSSAPPDKENATYPVSAAPQPVLSAQFPASQLPAGVYPPLGQTTFPGSLPMQPSLLPTPLPQSAAPATTHGQNLPPYPLFPPGLIPGMVRKMQIGSGVPYSPLSPLDIPTVIPPSTVSESDILDRVTKFFKEIGEVNPSEGPMKQGEPDDYDDYERELPARKGGACIPPPASLHVNPETGMRADGSVDSKPGSSGRLGLGASADPNEESHQYGDVYSSYRKQRSSNYHSSMSSRSLAPR